In one Triplophysa dalaica isolate WHDGS20190420 chromosome 9, ASM1584641v1, whole genome shotgun sequence genomic region, the following are encoded:
- the si:dkey-4p15.5 gene encoding zona pellucida-like domain-containing protein 1 yields MIRLAHLICFAGFFLQFEAQANFLTCLAHPTYRPAENSDITVTCGTNYMYLRVLLCPMYFAGYNESLMALNAKFSNPSCLGVADWTANPPVVNFNFSISQESLTLCGNSLNIISQLGSGAFSDFSQVQTVNISGLINSWDISISTISYRQQLMYQFSCMYPLQYVVNNTQLSVSGVSVAIKDNNGTFVSTLSMGLYTTANYTTKLQIPASGLQLKTRVYVQVKATNLTNKFNVLLDRCYATVSPYPVSSTSYDLFIGCTRDDQTKVERNGVSQEALFSFEAFRFVQHKNLTVSTFYLHCITRLCENSTCASLIPTCKRKREIQAPLNTSEVATVSSGQIRTRVDNGPVTSQYKSGSIRHEMTFVGLATGLLSFSLLDWLSPW; encoded by the exons ATGATAAGGTTAGCCCACCTGATATGTTTTGCTGGCTTCTTTCTACAATTTGAAGCTCAGGCTAATTTCCTAACATGTCTCGCTCACCCTACCTACAGACCGGCAG AAAACTCTGACATCACAGTGACGTGTGGAACCAATTATATGTATTTAAGAGTCCTGCTATGTCCAATGTACTTTGCGGGATACAATGAATCTCTCATGGCCCTCAATGCTAAATTCAGCAACCCATCCTGCCTTGGAGTCGCAGACTGGACAGCCAATCCTCCTGTTGTAAATTTCAATTTCTCAATCTCTCAGGAGTCACTGACTCTCTGTGGCAAcagtttgaat ATCATAAGTCAGTTGGGTTCTGGGGCATTCTCAGATTTCTCCCAAGTCCAGACTGTCAATATCTCTGGATTAATCAACTCCTGGGATATCAGCATCTCCACTATCAGTTACAGACAACAACTCATGTACCAGTTTTCTTGCATGTATCCACTGCAGTATGTAGTCAACAACACACAGCTCAGCGT GTCAGGAGTGAGTGTTGCTATCAAGGACAACAATGGTACTTTTGTCAGTACTTTAAGCATGGGTCTTTACACT ACTGCCAACTACACTACTAAACTCCAGATACCAGCAAGTGGGCTGCAGTTGAAAACTCGAGTATACGTTCAGGTTAAGGCAACAAATCTCACGAACAA GTTCAACGTGTTGCTGGATCGCTGCTACGCCACAGTGAGCCCATATCCAGTCAGCAGCACCTCCTATGATCTTTTTATCGG ATGTACTCGTGATGATCAGACAAAGGTTGAAAGGAACGGGGTATCTCAGGAAGCTCTTTTCTCCTTTGAGGCCTTTCGCTTTGTGCAACATAAGAACCTGACTGTCTCCACTTTCTATCTGCATTGTATTACCCGTCTCTGTGAGAACTCCACTTGCGCCTCATTGATTCCG ACATGCAAGAGAAAGAGGGAAATACAAGCTCCACTAAACACAAGCGAAGTGGCCACCGTTTCCTCAGGACAAATCAGAACCAGAGTTGACAATG GCCCTGTGACCTCTCAAT ACAAATCAGGATCCATTCGCCATGAAATGACATTCGTTGGCTTAGCCACTGGCCTGCTCAGCTTCTCTCTGCTAGATTGGTTGTCTCCATGGTAA